One window from the genome of Oryza glaberrima chromosome 3, OglaRS2, whole genome shotgun sequence encodes:
- the LOC127768820 gene encoding calcium-binding protein CP1 yields the protein MCPGGRYAGLDVPACAAAGDLRPAFDVLDADRDGRISREDLKSFYASGAATSERFDDEDIAAMIAAADADNDGFVQYDEFERLLGRAAAGAGCRPAMEDVLRVMDRDGDGKVGFDDLKAYLGWAGMPAADEEIRAMIRVAGGGDCDGCVGLEELAIVLGCSPTNWTASSQTLH from the coding sequence ATGTGTCCCGGAGGCAGATACGCGGGCCTCGACGTCCccgcctgcgcggcggcgggagacctGAGGCCGGCGTTCGACGTGCTGGACGCGGACCGCGACGGCCGCATCAGCCGGGAGGACCTCAAGTCGTTCTACGCCAGCGGCGCGGCCACCAGCGAGCGGTTCGACGACGAGGACATCGCCGCCATGATCGCCGCAGCCGACGCGGACAACGACGGGTTCGTGCAGTACGACGAGTTCGAGCGCCTGCtggggcgcgccgccgcgggggcgggGTGCCGGCCTGCGATGGAGGACGTGCTCCGGGTGATGGACCGCGACGGGGACGGCAAGGTGGGGTTCGACGACCTCAAGGCGTACCTCGGCTGGGCCGGGATGCCGGCGGCCGACGAGGAGATCCGCGCCATGATacgcgtggccggcggcggcgactgcgatGGTTGCGTGGGGCTCGAGGAGCTCGCCATCGTCCTCGGCTGCTCGCCCACAAATTGGACCGCATCTTCTCAAACTCTGCATTGA